One Chlorobaculum limnaeum genomic window carries:
- the menC gene encoding o-succinylbenzoate synthase, whose protein sequence is MKPLHADICRYEVPFTAPVTVRGVLLATREGLLLRLKCDGATAYGEVAPLHGLHTESLDEAIQALTAFIPELSRFDLNNADDRRRLIGEAALPPSVATGIEMALVNLEAVATGSLPSFPDAFPPASNIPVNALLAGEPQAVLDRAAQRYAEGFRAFKLKVRKGQLDDAVACIRAFHEAFGDKAELRLDANQSLDFDEAVEFGKALPPDCITYIEEPMTDAALIPDFHAATGLPSALDESLWQRPALLDEIGPAPLGALVIKPNCIGGITKSLDLAAKARRMGLQAVFSSAFESSVSLGLYALLAAVSSPTPAASGLDTASFLASDLTEMPFAAPDGLADPAAAWRDSQRVKPEMIETIASWTL, encoded by the coding sequence GTGAAGCCGCTTCATGCCGACATCTGCCGGTATGAAGTCCCGTTCACCGCGCCAGTCACCGTTCGCGGAGTGCTCCTCGCCACGCGCGAGGGGCTGCTCCTGCGCCTGAAATGCGATGGCGCAACCGCGTATGGCGAAGTCGCCCCTCTGCACGGCCTGCACACGGAATCGCTCGACGAAGCGATACAAGCGCTCACCGCCTTCATTCCCGAACTTTCGCGATTTGACCTGAACAACGCCGACGACCGGCGACGCCTGATTGGCGAAGCAGCGCTGCCGCCATCGGTGGCGACCGGCATTGAAATGGCGCTCGTCAACCTCGAAGCCGTCGCGACCGGCTCGCTACCGTCGTTTCCCGACGCATTCCCGCCAGCGTCGAACATCCCCGTCAACGCACTGCTTGCCGGAGAGCCGCAGGCCGTGCTCGACCGCGCCGCGCAACGTTACGCCGAGGGGTTCCGCGCCTTCAAGCTCAAGGTTCGCAAAGGGCAGCTCGACGACGCCGTCGCCTGCATCCGCGCTTTTCACGAGGCTTTTGGCGACAAGGCGGAGCTGCGGCTCGACGCCAACCAGTCGCTCGATTTTGACGAAGCGGTCGAATTTGGCAAAGCCTTGCCGCCGGATTGCATCACCTACATCGAGGAGCCGATGACGGATGCGGCGCTGATTCCCGACTTTCACGCCGCCACCGGCCTGCCGTCGGCGCTCGACGAGTCGCTCTGGCAACGCCCGGCGCTGCTTGACGAAATCGGCCCCGCCCCGCTCGGTGCGCTCGTCATCAAGCCGAACTGCATCGGCGGCATCACGAAGTCGCTCGATCTCGCGGCAAAGGCGCGGCGGATGGGGTTGCAGGCGGTCTTCAGCTCGGCCTTCGAGAGCAGCGTCAGCCTCGGCCTCTACGCGCTCTTGGCCGCCGTCTCGTCGCCAACTCCGGCGGCGTCTGGCCTCGACACGGCGAGCTTCCTCGCCAGCGACCTCACCGAAATGCCTTTTGCCGCGCCGGACGGTCTGGCCGATCCCGCCGCCGCATGGCGCGACAGCCAGCGCGTTAAGCCCGAGATGATCGAAACCATCGCGTCATGGACATTGTAG
- the menE gene encoding o-succinylbenzoate--CoA ligase: MDIVAQAARTFGNAPALVTAGRRWSFADLDGDTARIAAALEAQGIRRGDIVALVAPNSAPLVLALMALMRMGAVAAPVNHRFPASHIDGVLARLNPVMMLDSATLEAFVAEALAGGNLAFTAASDMERPTSIIHTSASSGKPKAAVHSFSNHWHSALGSSTNLPFGPGDCWLLSLPLCHVGGYSMLFKSLFGGGALAVPSPEAPLADALASFPVTHLSLVPTQLYRMLRADGGPERLRRLDALLLGGSAVSEPLLREAIRERVPVYLTYGSTEMSTQVTTSPGPVTSARGDSGVVLPYRQVKIDTDGEILVKGECLFMGYLDEGGLRTARDANGWFHTGDMGELSEEGRLTVLGRRDSMFISGGENIHPEEIEKALSSLEGIEEAVVVPAPDAEYGARPVAWLKVRENNGPDDATIMASLRNTLGKLKTPVAYHRVREWQTLPGSPKIDRGWYRKLGESEKG; the protein is encoded by the coding sequence ATGGACATTGTAGCCCAGGCCGCGCGAACCTTCGGCAACGCCCCGGCGCTTGTCACTGCCGGACGACGCTGGAGCTTCGCCGATCTCGACGGCGATACGGCTCGCATCGCCGCAGCACTCGAGGCGCAAGGCATCCGGCGCGGCGACATCGTGGCGCTCGTCGCGCCGAACAGCGCACCGCTCGTGCTCGCGCTGATGGCGCTCATGCGCATGGGCGCAGTCGCCGCGCCGGTGAACCACCGCTTTCCGGCAAGCCACATCGACGGTGTGCTCGCGCGGCTGAATCCAGTGATGATGCTTGACTCGGCGACACTCGAAGCGTTCGTCGCCGAAGCGCTGGCCGGAGGTAACTTGGCCTTCACCGCCGCTTCGGACATGGAGAGGCCGACATCGATCATCCACACCTCGGCCAGCTCCGGCAAGCCGAAAGCCGCCGTGCACAGCTTCTCGAACCACTGGCACAGCGCGTTGGGTTCGTCGACGAACCTGCCCTTTGGGCCGGGTGACTGCTGGCTGCTCTCGCTGCCGCTCTGCCACGTCGGCGGCTACTCGATGCTCTTCAAGAGCCTCTTCGGCGGCGGCGCGCTGGCCGTACCGTCGCCGGAGGCACCGCTCGCCGATGCGCTCGCAAGCTTCCCCGTCACCCACCTCTCGCTGGTGCCAACGCAGCTCTACCGGATGCTCCGTGCCGACGGCGGCCCCGAACGTTTGCGACGCCTCGATGCCCTGCTGCTCGGCGGCAGCGCGGTCAGCGAGCCGCTGCTACGCGAGGCGATCCGCGAGCGCGTGCCGGTTTATCTCACCTACGGCTCGACCGAAATGAGCACACAGGTCACGACCTCGCCCGGACCGGTCACCTCGGCGCGGGGCGACAGCGGCGTGGTGCTGCCGTACCGGCAAGTCAAAATCGACACGGACGGTGAAATCCTCGTCAAGGGCGAATGCCTCTTCATGGGCTACCTCGACGAGGGCGGATTGCGCACGGCGCGGGACGCCAACGGCTGGTTCCACACCGGCGACATGGGCGAGCTGTCGGAGGAGGGGCGGCTGACCGTGCTCGGCAGGAGGGACAGCATGTTCATCTCCGGTGGAGAGAACATCCACCCCGAAGAGATCGAAAAAGCGCTCTCTTCGCTCGAAGGCATCGAGGAGGCCGTGGTGGTTCCAGCACCGGATGCGGAGTACGGCGCGAGGCCGGTAGCGTGGCTAAAAGTGCGGGAGAACAACGGGCCGGACGACGCAACGATCATGGCGAGTTTACGTAACACGCTCGGCAAGCTCAAAACACCGGTGGCGTACCATCGCGTCCGGGAGTGGCAAACCCTCCCCGGCTCACCCAAAATCGACCGGGGATGGTACCGCAAGCTGGGTGAATCGGAAAAAGGGTAA
- the dapB gene encoding 4-hydroxy-tetrahydrodipicolinate reductase — protein MKITLVGNGRMGRQIADVVAASGTHVIDRVLDVNDTISAGSFEGTDVIIDFTVRSAFLANYPALVASGVPVVVGTTGWDDVMPQVREAVAVEGSSLFYSANYSLGVNIFFRTLREAARLIAPFEQFDIALSEQHHTGKADFPSGTAIKAAEEILKSNPRKRKVVRELEDGRKLQSDELQVASIRLGSVFGVHSALIDSESDTIELTHTAKNRTSFASGAVRAAEWLVQRHAAAPGFYTMDDFLNDLFSA, from the coding sequence ATGAAAATAACATTGGTCGGCAATGGCCGCATGGGCCGTCAGATAGCCGATGTCGTGGCCGCGTCGGGAACGCACGTTATCGACCGCGTGCTCGATGTCAACGATACCATCAGTGCCGGTTCGTTCGAGGGAACGGACGTCATTATCGATTTTACCGTCAGGAGCGCCTTTCTCGCCAACTACCCGGCGCTCGTCGCTTCGGGCGTGCCGGTCGTGGTGGGCACCACCGGCTGGGACGACGTGATGCCGCAGGTTCGGGAGGCGGTTGCCGTGGAAGGGTCATCCCTGTTCTACTCCGCCAACTACTCGCTTGGCGTCAACATCTTCTTCCGGACGCTCCGCGAGGCCGCGAGGCTGATCGCGCCGTTCGAGCAGTTCGACATCGCGCTCTCCGAGCAGCACCACACCGGCAAGGCGGACTTTCCGAGCGGCACGGCTATCAAGGCTGCCGAGGAGATTCTGAAGTCGAATCCGCGCAAGCGCAAGGTCGTCCGCGAGCTTGAGGATGGCCGCAAGTTGCAGAGTGACGAGTTGCAGGTCGCCTCGATCCGTCTCGGTTCGGTCTTCGGCGTCCACTCGGCGCTGATCGATTCCGAGTCGGACACCATCGAGCTGACCCACACGGCCAAAAATCGTACCAGCTTCGCCTCGGGCGCAGTCCGCGCCGCAGAGTGGCTCGTGCAGCGCCACGCCGCGGCGCCCGGTTTCTACACGATGGACGATTTCCTGAACGATCTTTTTTCCGCCTGA
- a CDS encoding ParB/RepB/Spo0J family partition protein → MSKKALGRGLKALISEEGFAAAEKAEETEKMQVGAIGSLPVEKIKVNPFQPRQTFEETALDELRNSIIENGVIQPVTVCRDGDGYLLISGERRLRAVKSAGFKFIPAYVIEAHEDASKLELALIENIQREDLNAIEVALALRSLVTKCNLTQDEVAQKVGKNRSTVANFLRLLKLPRQIQDSIRTREISSGHARALINLPSEHLQLKVWRQIMARQLSVRQTEALVNNMFKDKPKAAGQAAEPRAVQLDQIEGQLRERLATKVSLVEKKGGQGEIHIKYFSGEDLDRILDLIGQ, encoded by the coding sequence ATGTCGAAAAAAGCACTGGGAAGAGGCCTGAAAGCGCTGATCTCCGAAGAGGGCTTTGCAGCCGCCGAAAAAGCTGAGGAAACAGAAAAGATGCAGGTGGGCGCGATTGGCAGCCTTCCGGTCGAGAAGATCAAGGTCAATCCGTTCCAGCCCCGCCAGACCTTCGAGGAGACGGCGCTCGACGAGCTGCGTAACTCGATTATCGAAAATGGCGTGATCCAGCCGGTGACGGTTTGCCGCGACGGCGACGGTTACCTGCTCATCAGCGGCGAACGCAGGCTGCGGGCGGTCAAGTCCGCCGGATTCAAGTTCATTCCCGCCTACGTCATCGAGGCGCACGAGGATGCCAGCAAGCTCGAACTCGCGCTCATCGAGAACATCCAGCGTGAAGATCTCAACGCTATCGAGGTGGCGCTCGCGCTCCGCAGTCTCGTCACCAAGTGCAACCTTACGCAGGACGAGGTGGCCCAGAAGGTGGGCAAGAACCGCTCCACGGTCGCCAATTTCCTGCGCCTTCTGAAGCTTCCGCGCCAGATTCAGGACAGTATCCGCACGCGCGAAATCTCTTCCGGCCACGCCCGCGCGCTCATCAACCTGCCGAGCGAGCATCTCCAGCTCAAGGTCTGGCGGCAGATCATGGCGCGGCAGCTCTCGGTGCGCCAGACCGAGGCGCTCGTCAACAACATGTTCAAGGACAAGCCGAAGGCGGCCGGTCAGGCTGCCGAGCCGCGCGCCGTGCAGCTCGACCAGATCGAGGGGCAGCTCCGCGAACGGCTCGCCACCAAGGTCAGCCTCGTCGAAAAGAAGGGGGGACAGGGGGAGATTCACATCAAATATTTTTCAGGCGAAGACCTCGACCGCATCCTCGATCTTATCGGTCAGTGA
- a CDS encoding ParA family protein produces MGRVIAIANQKGGVGKTTTAVNIAASIAISEFRTLLIDIDPQANATSGFGLETGDEIENTFYNVMVNGGEIRDAIKPSGLEYLDVLPSNVNLVGMEVELVNMREREYVMQKALKGVRDQYDYVIIDCPPSLGLITLNSLTAADSVLIPVQAEYYALEGLGKLLNTISIVRKHLNPKLEIEGVLVTMFDARLRLATQVAEEVKKFFKDKVYKTCIRRNVRLSEAPSHGMPALLYDAQSIGSKDYLDLAQEIFERDGNIRKFKVRQQ; encoded by the coding sequence ATGGGTAGAGTCATTGCTATTGCAAACCAGAAAGGCGGGGTCGGTAAAACGACCACCGCGGTCAATATTGCGGCTTCCATTGCGATATCCGAATTCAGGACCTTGCTGATCGATATCGATCCCCAGGCCAACGCCACCTCGGGTTTCGGCCTCGAAACCGGGGACGAGATCGAGAACACCTTCTACAATGTTATGGTGAACGGCGGGGAGATCCGGGACGCGATCAAGCCCTCCGGCCTCGAATACCTCGACGTCCTGCCCTCGAACGTCAACCTCGTTGGCATGGAGGTGGAGCTGGTCAACATGCGCGAGCGGGAGTACGTCATGCAGAAGGCGCTGAAAGGGGTGCGCGACCAGTACGATTACGTCATCATCGACTGCCCGCCCTCGCTCGGCCTCATCACGCTCAACTCGCTCACCGCCGCCGATTCGGTGCTCATTCCGGTTCAGGCCGAGTATTACGCGCTCGAAGGGCTGGGCAAGCTGCTCAACACCATCAGCATCGTGCGCAAGCACCTGAATCCGAAGCTCGAAATCGAGGGGGTGCTGGTGACGATGTTCGACGCGCGGCTCAGGCTGGCCACGCAGGTGGCCGAAGAGGTCAAGAAGTTCTTCAAGGATAAGGTTTACAAGACCTGCATCCGCAGGAATGTCAGGCTTTCGGAGGCTCCGAGCCATGGTATGCCCGCGCTGTTGTATGACGCCCAGAGCATCGGTTCGAAGGACTACCTCGATCTCGCGCAGGAGATATTCGAGCGCGATGGCAACATCAGGAAATTCAAAGTTCGGCAGCAGTAA
- a CDS encoding DNA-3-methyladenine glycosylase, whose protein sequence is MKRLDADFYQVPTLALAERLLGKIFVHRDASERVTRGRIVETEAYLGNGDEACHAWRGMTKRNRVMFGPPGHLYIYFSYGCHYLANIVSEPEGVAGAVLLRAMEPVEGVGWMRERRRTVDEHALMSGPGKLTQALGLGPAHYGESLIGDICWLEEAPEIPPELIGTSPRIGISRSTELPWRKFVTGSPHVSKTQSGVASKKRKKGLESS, encoded by the coding sequence ATGAAAAGGCTTGACGCCGATTTTTACCAGGTGCCGACACTCGCTCTCGCCGAGCGGCTTCTCGGCAAGATTTTTGTGCACCGCGATGCATCGGAGCGGGTGACGCGGGGGCGGATCGTCGAAACCGAGGCCTACCTCGGCAACGGCGACGAGGCCTGCCACGCCTGGCGCGGGATGACGAAGCGCAACCGCGTGATGTTCGGCCCGCCCGGCCACCTCTACATCTACTTCTCCTACGGCTGCCACTACCTGGCCAACATCGTCTCGGAGCCGGAGGGGGTCGCGGGCGCGGTGCTGCTCCGGGCGATGGAGCCGGTCGAGGGCGTCGGGTGGATGCGTGAGCGGCGACGGACGGTGGACGAGCACGCCCTCATGAGCGGCCCCGGCAAGCTCACGCAAGCGCTCGGCCTCGGCCCGGCGCACTACGGCGAGAGCCTCATCGGCGACATCTGCTGGCTCGAAGAGGCTCCGGAGATCCCGCCGGAGCTGATTGGCACGAGTCCGCGCATCGGCATTTCGCGCAGCACGGAACTGCCATGGCGAAAGTTCGTCACCGGCTCGCCGCACGTGTCGAAAACGCAAAGTGGCGTTGCGTCGAAAAAGAGGAAAAAAGGGTTGGAAAGTAGCTAA
- the mgtE gene encoding magnesium transporter codes for MIGTPILPEIRELIEQRNFSALQRLFDDWLPVDLAELISDLPENEQAILFRLLTKEAATETFEYLDFDAQQNLLNALTQKDVTHILNSMSADDRTALLEELPGPVAQELIKLLSFKEFKIAKTLLAYAEDSVGRLMSPDFLSVKKDWEIGKVLEYIRTHGHESETLNVIYAVDDHGKLVGEMLARDLLLSPLDKKVEEIIDEDKLITLTATQDQKDALEAFKRYDRVALPVVDSNGYLIGVVTVDDMLDVAEEEETEDIQKFGGIEALDEPYIDVPLLQLVRNRAVWLVVLFLGEMLTASAMAYFEDELAKAIVLATFIPLIISSGGNSGSQAATLIIRSLALGEITVRDWWAVMKREILSGLMLGSLLGLIGVFRVVFWATLLGHYTVMWLLLGITVGLSLLGIVLWGTLAGSMLPLLLKRLGIDPATSSAPFVATLVDVTGIVIYFSFASLLLKGVLL; via the coding sequence ATGATCGGCACTCCAATCCTTCCCGAAATCCGCGAGCTGATCGAGCAGAGGAACTTCAGCGCCCTGCAACGCCTCTTCGACGACTGGCTGCCGGTTGATCTGGCCGAGCTGATCTCCGACCTGCCCGAAAACGAGCAGGCGATCCTCTTCCGGCTGCTCACCAAGGAGGCGGCCACAGAAACTTTCGAGTACCTCGACTTCGACGCCCAGCAGAACCTCCTCAACGCGCTGACGCAGAAGGATGTCACGCACATCCTCAACAGCATGTCGGCCGACGACCGCACGGCGCTGCTCGAAGAGCTGCCCGGCCCGGTGGCGCAGGAGCTGATCAAGCTGCTCTCGTTCAAGGAGTTCAAGATCGCCAAAACGCTGCTCGCCTACGCCGAAGACAGCGTCGGACGTCTCATGTCGCCGGACTTTTTGAGCGTCAAGAAGGATTGGGAAATCGGCAAGGTGCTCGAATACATCCGCACCCACGGTCACGAGAGCGAGACGCTGAACGTCATCTACGCGGTGGACGACCACGGCAAGCTCGTCGGCGAAATGCTTGCCCGCGACCTGTTGCTCTCGCCGCTCGACAAAAAAGTCGAGGAGATCATCGACGAAGACAAGCTGATCACCCTCACGGCCACGCAGGATCAGAAAGACGCGCTCGAAGCCTTCAAGCGCTACGACCGGGTCGCCCTGCCGGTGGTCGATTCGAACGGCTACCTGATCGGCGTCGTCACGGTTGACGACATGCTCGACGTCGCCGAAGAGGAGGAGACCGAAGACATCCAGAAGTTCGGCGGTATCGAAGCCCTCGACGAACCCTACATCGACGTGCCGCTGCTCCAGCTCGTCAGGAACCGCGCCGTCTGGCTGGTGGTGCTCTTTCTCGGCGAGATGCTCACGGCCTCGGCGATGGCCTATTTCGAGGACGAACTGGCCAAGGCGATCGTGCTGGCCACCTTCATTCCGCTGATCATTTCGAGCGGCGGCAACTCCGGCTCCCAGGCGGCCACGCTGATCATCCGCTCGCTGGCGCTCGGCGAAATCACCGTGCGCGACTGGTGGGCTGTGATGAAGCGGGAGATTCTTTCGGGCCTGATGCTGGGAAGCCTTCTGGGCCTCATCGGCGTTTTCCGGGTGGTGTTCTGGGCCACGCTCCTGGGCCACTACACCGTCATGTGGCTGCTGCTGGGCATCACCGTAGGGCTCTCTTTGCTCGGCATCGTACTGTGGGGAACGCTGGCGGGCTCGATGCTTCCGTTGTTGCTGAAGCGTCTCGGCATCGACCCGGCCACCTCGTCAGCGCCATTCGTGGCGACGCTGGTGGACGTCACCGGCATCGTCATCTACTTCAGCTTCGCCTCGCTGCTGCTCAAGGGCGTGCTGCTGTGA
- a CDS encoding DUF433 domain-containing protein, translating to MNEWQKRISIDPNQCGGRPCIRGLRIRVIDILDLLAAGLSQDEILEELPDLEKEDILAALKYASQKLNHPVIAA from the coding sequence ATGAACGAGTGGCAAAAGCGGATTTCCATCGATCCGAATCAATGCGGTGGACGCCCCTGCATCCGCGGATTGAGAATCAGGGTAATCGATATTCTCGACCTTCTTGCAGCAGGCCTCAGTCAGGATGAAATCCTTGAAGAACTCCCCGATCTTGAAAAAGAGGATATTCTGGCAGCTTTAAAATATGCCAGCCAGAAACTCAACCATCCGGTCATTGCCGCATGA
- a CDS encoding DUF5615 family PIN-like protein: MILWIDAHLSPSLAAWINRTYPAIQAKSLSSMNLQRAHDRTIFKAAREANAVIMSKDADFLKLVDQYGTPPQLLWITCGNTSNARMRAVLEKSLDKAAELLLSGEPIIEISDLR; encoded by the coding sequence ATGATACTCTGGATCGATGCGCATCTTTCGCCATCATTGGCAGCGTGGATCAACCGAACATATCCGGCCATTCAGGCCAAATCGTTGAGCAGCATGAATTTGCAACGAGCCCATGATCGAACCATATTCAAGGCTGCCAGAGAAGCGAACGCCGTCATCATGAGCAAAGATGCGGACTTCCTCAAACTTGTCGATCAATACGGTACGCCACCTCAACTGCTCTGGATCACGTGTGGCAATACATCGAATGCCAGAATGAGGGCGGTACTGGAAAAATCTCTCGATAAAGCTGCGGAATTATTGCTTTCGGGAGAGCCGATCATTGAAATCAGCGATTTGCGTTAA
- a CDS encoding type II CAAX prenyl endopeptidase Rce1 family protein: MPYAAPYFAYVLIATVAERFVPMEVNYLLRIVIVSATLLSARQWFFSFKGPKSPVVSTLVGILAGVAGLILWIALLTPFVSIADGKPWSQSAFVLRLLAAGVLVPVFEEVLMRGFVFRVALQWDEARKSKATDALSIAMDERSVNDVQPGAWSWVAVIVSTLVFTLGHTTPEWPASIAYGLLMAGLYVWRKDLLSCIVAHGVTNIGLSIYVYQTGNWQLW, translated from the coding sequence GTGCCATACGCGGCTCCGTATTTTGCCTATGTGCTGATCGCTACGGTAGCCGAGCGGTTCGTGCCGATGGAGGTGAATTATCTCCTTCGCATCGTCATCGTCTCCGCCACGCTGCTGTCGGCCAGGCAGTGGTTCTTTTCCTTCAAAGGCCCAAAGTCACCTGTCGTTTCAACTCTCGTGGGGATTCTGGCTGGCGTTGCCGGTTTGATTCTCTGGATTGCACTGTTGACTCCATTTGTTTCGATTGCGGATGGAAAGCCCTGGTCTCAAAGCGCTTTTGTGCTGCGATTGCTGGCGGCGGGCGTTCTGGTACCGGTTTTTGAAGAGGTGCTGATGCGCGGTTTTGTTTTCCGCGTGGCCTTGCAGTGGGACGAGGCGCGGAAGAGCAAGGCGACCGACGCGCTGTCCATTGCAATGGATGAACGATCCGTCAACGACGTCCAGCCGGGAGCGTGGTCGTGGGTGGCCGTCATCGTTTCAACGCTGGTTTTCACCCTCGGCCACACCACGCCGGAGTGGCCCGCATCCATCGCCTACGGCCTGCTCATGGCCGGTCTATATGTGTGGCGCAAGGATTTGCTGAGCTGCATCGTGGCGCACGGAGTGACGAATATCGGCCTCTCGATCTATGTTTATCAAACCGGAAACTGGCAGTTGTGGTGA
- the mnmA gene encoding tRNA 2-thiouridine(34) synthase MnmA — protein MTSPQHVIIGLSGGVDSSTAACLLVRQGHRVTGLNIRVLDTPVDAPVLAPSAMRVSDSEEFDFPVFTLNLSEKFARDVIGYFHDDYLAGRTPNPCMVCNKTVKWFGLFEAMRLLGADFVATGHYARTESRDGVTRLRKGVDPEKDQSYFLWMLSRAELAQTLFPLGGYTKPEVRELARSFGVHAAEKKESQEICFVPHDDYCAYLAGAIPGLEARVAGGEIVDQAGKVIGHHRGYPFYTIGQRRGLGVATGEPVYVTEIDAAHNRIRVGGKADLECRSLIASGMNWIGVAAPDAPFDAEARIRYRDRQSACAVEPLAGNGSDRARVTFREPKLGVACGQAVVFYDGDEVLGGGTITEVNPETQNQKILG, from the coding sequence ATGACCTCACCACAACACGTCATCATCGGCCTTTCGGGGGGCGTCGATTCTTCGACGGCGGCATGTTTGCTTGTACGGCAGGGGCATCGCGTGACCGGGCTGAACATCCGCGTGCTCGACACGCCGGTGGACGCGCCGGTGCTGGCGCCTTCGGCGATGCGCGTCAGCGACTCGGAAGAGTTTGATTTTCCGGTGTTTACGCTGAACCTGAGCGAGAAGTTCGCCCGTGATGTGATCGGCTATTTTCATGACGACTATCTCGCCGGACGGACGCCGAATCCGTGCATGGTGTGCAACAAGACTGTCAAGTGGTTCGGGCTGTTCGAGGCGATGCGCCTGCTCGGCGCGGATTTCGTGGCGACCGGCCACTACGCCCGCACGGAGTCGCGCGATGGCGTAACCAGGCTTCGCAAAGGGGTCGATCCGGAGAAGGATCAGAGTTATTTCCTCTGGATGCTCAGCCGCGCGGAGCTTGCGCAAACGCTCTTTCCGCTGGGCGGCTACACCAAGCCGGAGGTGCGGGAGCTGGCGCGGTCGTTCGGGGTTCATGCGGCGGAAAAGAAAGAGAGCCAGGAGATTTGCTTCGTGCCGCACGACGACTATTGCGCCTACCTCGCCGGGGCGATCCCCGGCCTCGAAGCGCGGGTCGCGGGCGGCGAGATCGTCGATCAGGCGGGCAAGGTGATCGGCCACCACCGGGGCTATCCGTTCTACACCATCGGCCAGCGTCGCGGCCTCGGTGTGGCGACCGGCGAACCGGTCTATGTGACCGAGATAGACGCCGCGCACAACCGCATCCGCGTCGGCGGCAAGGCCGATCTCGAATGCCGCAGCCTCATCGCCTCCGGCATGAACTGGATCGGCGTCGCCGCGCCGGACGCGCCCTTCGACGCCGAAGCGCGAATCCGCTACCGCGACCGGCAGAGCGCCTGCGCGGTCGAGCCGCTCGCAGGTAACGGGAGCGACCGGGCGCGAGTGACTTTCCGCGAACCCAAGCTGGGCGTGGCCTGCGGGCAAGCGGTGGTGTTCTACGACGGCGACGAGGTACTCGGCGGAGGAACTATCACGGAGGTGAATCCTGAAACGCAGAATCAGAAGATATTGGGCTGA
- a CDS encoding alpha/beta hydrolase, with protein MLTRNNDTFTWLDYNRRSDEQSPLLVMLHGYGSNEKDLVSLAPALDARLRVVSVRAPVVLGPEMFGWFPIDFTPGGITVDREAAQNVADRFAAFLEQLLETLRPTGDKVFLMGFSQGSVMSYLTAFRAPALLHGVLALSGQLPDTRPEAEAMPTGLADVPFLVQHGLFDEVLPIDRGRQADAWLRDRIADYTYREYPMAHQIDQSSLEFMASWLSGRIDRALS; from the coding sequence ATGCTGACCCGCAATAACGACACCTTCACCTGGCTCGATTACAACCGCCGTTCCGATGAACAGAGTCCGCTGCTCGTCATGCTGCACGGGTATGGCAGCAATGAAAAGGATCTTGTCAGCCTGGCTCCGGCGCTCGATGCGCGGCTTCGCGTCGTGAGCGTTCGTGCGCCGGTCGTGCTTGGGCCGGAGATGTTCGGCTGGTTCCCGATCGACTTCACGCCCGGCGGCATCACCGTTGACCGCGAAGCGGCACAGAACGTGGCCGACAGGTTCGCGGCGTTCCTCGAACAGCTCCTCGAAACCCTCCGGCCAACCGGCGACAAGGTGTTTCTCATGGGCTTCAGCCAGGGATCCGTCATGAGCTACCTGACGGCGTTCCGCGCTCCCGCGCTCCTGCACGGCGTGCTCGCCCTCAGCGGGCAGCTTCCCGATACGCGGCCCGAGGCGGAGGCGATGCCGACAGGACTGGCTGACGTGCCTTTCCTCGTACAGCACGGGCTGTTCGACGAGGTGCTGCCCATCGACCGGGGACGACAGGCCGATGCGTGGCTTCGCGACAGAATCGCCGACTACACCTACCGCGAATATCCGATGGCGCACCAGATCGACCAGTCGTCGCTCGAATTCATGGCATCGTGGCTCTCCGGGCGCATCGACCGGGCGCTTTCGTGA